Proteins encoded by one window of Chondromyces crocatus:
- the tsaA gene encoding tRNA (N6-threonylcarbamoyladenosine(37)-N6)-methyltransferase TrmO yields MPPPIQLPPVQLTPIGIARTPHPDRVSAPRQPYAAQGTPGTIELFPGNHYEHALCDLEGWERIWVVFLFHLNPPGVFRPKVLPPRSAGQRRGVFATRSPHRPNPIGLSVLRLQAVDGLVLHVLDLDLVDGTPVLDIKPYVPWADAFPSSRTGWLAPLAPLAPTAALADDPRNATDLTSSSAAPPSLLHPASLDPEPGFHVTWAPLAAEQAAWLQREHGVGLVTPVDRALSLGPQPHPYRRIKRDGDAFRLAVKDWRIRFRVEGRQVTVERLQSGYRPAQLATSTEPAIVLQAAFVAHFPG; encoded by the coding sequence ATGCCTCCCCCCATCCAGCTTCCTCCCGTTCAGCTCACCCCCATCGGCATCGCCCGCACCCCGCACCCCGACCGGGTCAGCGCCCCGCGCCAGCCCTACGCCGCGCAAGGCACCCCGGGCACCATCGAGCTGTTCCCCGGCAACCACTACGAGCACGCCCTCTGCGACCTCGAAGGCTGGGAGCGCATCTGGGTCGTCTTCCTTTTCCACCTCAATCCCCCGGGCGTCTTCCGGCCCAAGGTGCTCCCCCCTCGCAGCGCCGGCCAGCGCCGCGGCGTCTTCGCCACGCGCTCCCCGCACCGCCCCAACCCCATCGGCCTCAGCGTCCTGCGCCTCCAGGCCGTCGACGGCCTCGTCCTGCACGTACTCGACCTCGACCTCGTCGACGGCACCCCCGTGCTCGACATCAAGCCCTATGTCCCCTGGGCCGACGCCTTCCCCTCCTCGCGCACGGGCTGGCTCGCGCCCCTCGCCCCGCTCGCGCCCACCGCTGCGCTCGCTGACGACCCGCGGAACGCCACCGACCTCACGTCGAGCAGCGCGGCGCCTCCCTCGCTCCTTCATCCGGCCTCCCTCGACCCCGAGCCGGGCTTCCACGTCACCTGGGCCCCCCTCGCTGCCGAACAAGCCGCATGGCTCCAGCGAGAGCATGGCGTCGGCCTCGTCACCCCCGTCGACCGCGCCCTCTCTCTCGGTCCCCAACCGCATCCTTACCGCCGCATCAAGCGTGACGGCGACGCCTTCCGCCTCGCCGTCAAGGACTGGCGGATCCGCTTCCGCGTCGAGGGCCGACAGGTCACCGTCGAGCGCCTCCAGAGCGGCTACCGACCCGCGCAGCTCGCCACCTCCACCGAGCCCGCCATCGTCCTCCAGGCCGCGTTCGTGGCGCACTTTCCTGGCTGA
- a CDS encoding glutathione S-transferase N-terminal domain-containing protein: MIDLYYWPTPNGWKISIMLEETGLPYKLVPVNIGRGEQFKPEFLAISPNNRMPAIVDHEPLGGGEPVSVFESGAILVYLAEKTEKLLPKDVRGRFEVLQWVMWQMGGLGPMAGQAHHFRHYAPEKIQYGVDRYTNEVNRLYGVMNKRLADRDYLAGDLSIADFAAFPWVVPFENQGQKLEDFPHLKRWFEALKARPSVERGLAVGAELRQQPNMDEEAKKILFGQKARS; the protein is encoded by the coding sequence ATGATCGACCTCTACTACTGGCCCACGCCGAACGGTTGGAAGATTTCCATCATGCTCGAGGAGACGGGGCTCCCCTACAAGCTCGTCCCCGTGAACATCGGCCGCGGAGAGCAGTTCAAGCCGGAGTTTCTGGCCATCAGCCCCAACAACCGCATGCCCGCCATCGTCGATCACGAGCCCCTCGGCGGCGGCGAGCCCGTCTCGGTGTTCGAGTCCGGTGCCATCCTCGTCTACCTCGCCGAGAAGACCGAAAAGCTCCTGCCCAAGGACGTGCGCGGTCGCTTCGAGGTGCTCCAGTGGGTCATGTGGCAGATGGGGGGCCTCGGCCCCATGGCAGGCCAGGCGCACCACTTCCGCCACTACGCACCCGAGAAGATCCAGTACGGCGTCGACCGCTACACCAACGAGGTCAACCGCCTCTACGGCGTCATGAACAAGCGCCTCGCCGACCGCGACTACCTCGCGGGCGACCTCTCCATCGCCGACTTCGCCGCCTTCCCCTGGGTCGTCCCCTTCGAGAACCAGGGCCAGAAGCTCGAAGACTTCCCGCACCTCAAGCGCTGGTTCGAGGCCCTCAAGGCGCGTCCCTCCGTCGAGCGTGGCCTCGCCGTGGGCGCCGAGCTGCGCCAGCAACCGAACATGGACGAGGAAGCCAAGAAGATCCTCTTCGGCCAGAAAGCCCGCTCCTGA
- a CDS encoding tetratricopeptide repeat protein, giving the protein MAARGVGRAGERRSGLRGRGVGRAVVSVGRTVMSVGVVFTGWVGPAAAEDVASAEALFNRGKADMLAGRYEAGCAAIAESQRIDPRPGTLFTLAECESRRGRSATAAAHFSDYLEIYEKLPRAQKFRQGRRPQVAEKERDRLRAEAPELTLALPATAPRETVVKRDGEVVGSAALEVPLPVDPGEHRVSTEVAGAEAWEVAFTLAPKEKKHLRLEVKLPKPPEPPPEPPPVVAEEEVSTGRRALTFTVGGLGIAGLAVGGVMGALALGAKGTMGDHCGGAIGQRDARVCDAAGLAAVDRVKMTGLVSTIGFAVGAAGVGTALVLLLTEPRGGEADTGQARRWVSAGVLSAGPAGAMLGVQGAW; this is encoded by the coding sequence ATGGCGGCGAGGGGCGTGGGTCGAGCCGGTGAGCGGCGGAGCGGGCTTCGAGGGCGGGGCGTCGGCCGCGCCGTCGTGAGCGTCGGCCGCACCGTGATGAGCGTCGGCGTGGTGTTCACGGGGTGGGTCGGGCCCGCCGCGGCGGAGGACGTGGCGAGCGCGGAGGCGCTGTTCAACCGCGGGAAGGCGGACATGCTGGCGGGTCGCTACGAGGCGGGGTGCGCGGCGATCGCCGAGAGCCAGCGGATCGATCCGCGGCCAGGGACGCTGTTCACGCTGGCGGAGTGCGAGAGCCGGCGGGGTCGGAGCGCGACGGCGGCGGCGCACTTCAGTGACTACCTGGAGATCTACGAGAAGCTGCCGCGGGCGCAGAAGTTCAGGCAAGGGCGGCGGCCGCAGGTGGCGGAGAAGGAGCGCGATCGGCTGCGGGCCGAGGCGCCGGAGCTGACGCTGGCATTGCCGGCAACGGCGCCCAGGGAGACGGTGGTGAAGCGGGACGGTGAGGTGGTGGGGAGCGCCGCGCTCGAGGTGCCGCTGCCGGTGGACCCGGGGGAGCACCGGGTGTCGACGGAGGTGGCGGGCGCCGAGGCGTGGGAGGTGGCGTTCACGCTGGCACCGAAGGAGAAGAAGCACCTGCGGCTGGAGGTGAAGCTGCCGAAGCCGCCCGAGCCGCCGCCCGAGCCGCCGCCGGTGGTCGCGGAGGAGGAGGTGTCGACGGGGCGGCGGGCGCTGACGTTCACGGTCGGGGGGCTGGGGATCGCAGGGCTCGCAGTGGGCGGGGTGATGGGCGCGCTGGCGCTCGGCGCGAAGGGGACGATGGGGGACCACTGCGGTGGGGCCATCGGGCAGCGCGACGCGCGGGTGTGTGATGCGGCGGGGCTTGCCGCAGTGGACCGGGTGAAGATGACCGGGCTGGTGAGCACGATCGGGTTCGCGGTGGGAGCCGCCGGGGTGGGGACGGCGCTGGTGCTGCTGTTGACGGAGCCGCGCGGGGGCGAGGCGGACACGGGGCAAGCGAGGCGCTGGGTGAGCGCGGGGGTGCTGTCCGCAGGGCCCGCGGGGGCGATGCTGGGGGTGCAGGGGGCGTGGTGA
- a CDS encoding serine/threonine-protein kinase, which produces MLAVLPEGLLFAQRYRVVRCIASGGMGAVYEVEHLETARRRALKIMHPHIIHNEELRARFQREARIAGAIESEHIVDVFDAGIDEETQIPFLVMEFLRGEDLGVRLKRSGRLQVEEALTYLQQTASTLDLTHAASIVHRDLKPANLFLTLRQDGTPRIKIIDFGVAKLLAEGASSAGTTQTVGTPLYMAPEQLLVGPDLSGAADIYALGMIAFTLLVGVAYWAPEAKQAKEPLAFALVALKGPQESAVRRAAALGVALPAAFDGWFARATAVDPGARFASASEAVHALHEVMLGSASRWGSTVPGFALATPMPSSGPSSASGSVPSFRTTPSGAVHASTAALERTANPTSATLAVPPFSPRRSASSVIAKVVALGVAVGLVVSGLWWFTRGNQGESAAGLGEGASGRAGAQGAGEAEKAQAVEGQVVTPGGATGASATAATAATAASAKGVGSAAGAASVAPGSASASVAAAKATATATATSTKGVGAKASGSGAASAGAKAGTTKKPSHADTSSLLGRD; this is translated from the coding sequence ATGCTGGCCGTCCTTCCCGAAGGCCTCCTCTTCGCGCAGCGCTACCGGGTCGTCCGGTGCATCGCGAGCGGGGGCATGGGGGCGGTGTACGAGGTCGAGCACCTGGAGACGGCCAGGCGGCGGGCGCTCAAGATCATGCACCCGCACATCATCCACAACGAGGAGCTGCGCGCGCGGTTCCAGCGGGAAGCGCGGATCGCGGGGGCGATCGAGAGCGAGCACATCGTCGACGTGTTCGACGCGGGCATCGACGAGGAGACGCAGATCCCGTTCCTGGTGATGGAGTTCTTGCGCGGGGAAGATCTGGGGGTGCGGCTCAAGCGGTCGGGGCGGCTCCAGGTGGAGGAGGCGCTGACGTACCTCCAGCAGACGGCGTCGACGCTGGACCTCACGCACGCGGCGTCGATCGTGCACCGGGATCTCAAGCCGGCAAACCTGTTCCTGACGCTGCGGCAAGACGGGACGCCGCGGATCAAGATCATCGACTTCGGGGTGGCGAAGCTCCTGGCCGAGGGGGCGTCGAGCGCGGGGACGACGCAGACGGTGGGGACGCCGCTGTACATGGCGCCGGAGCAGCTCCTCGTGGGGCCGGATCTGAGCGGCGCGGCGGACATCTACGCGCTCGGGATGATCGCGTTCACGCTGCTCGTGGGGGTGGCGTACTGGGCACCCGAGGCGAAGCAGGCGAAGGAGCCGCTGGCGTTCGCGCTGGTGGCGCTGAAGGGGCCGCAGGAGTCGGCGGTGCGGCGGGCGGCGGCGCTGGGGGTGGCGCTGCCGGCGGCGTTCGATGGGTGGTTCGCGCGGGCGACGGCGGTGGATCCAGGGGCGCGGTTCGCGTCGGCCTCCGAGGCGGTCCATGCGCTGCACGAGGTGATGCTCGGCAGCGCGTCGCGCTGGGGGTCGACGGTGCCGGGCTTCGCGCTCGCGACGCCGATGCCGTCGTCGGGGCCATCGTCGGCGTCGGGCTCGGTGCCGTCCTTCCGGACGACGCCGAGCGGGGCGGTGCACGCGTCGACGGCGGCGCTGGAGCGGACGGCGAACCCGACGAGCGCGACGCTGGCGGTGCCCCCGTTCTCGCCGCGCAGGTCGGCGTCCTCGGTGATCGCGAAGGTGGTCGCGCTGGGAGTCGCAGTGGGGCTCGTGGTGTCGGGGTTGTGGTGGTTCACGCGGGGGAATCAGGGGGAGAGCGCGGCAGGTCTCGGGGAAGGGGCATCGGGGCGCGCGGGAGCGCAGGGCGCGGGTGAGGCGGAGAAGGCGCAGGCGGTCGAGGGGCAGGTGGTGACGCCCGGCGGCGCGACGGGGGCGTCGGCGACGGCGGCGACGGCGGCGACGGCGGCGAGCGCGAAGGGGGTGGGGTCGGCGGCAGGAGCGGCAAGCGTGGCGCCCGGGAGCGCGAGCGCGAGCGTGGCAGCGGCCAAGGCGACTGCGACGGCGACGGCGACGAGCACGAAGGGGGTGGGCGCGAAGGCGAGCGGATCCGGGGCGGCGAGCGCAGGAGCGAAGGCGGGGACGACGAAGAAGCCGTCGCACGCGGACACGTCGTCGCTGCTGGGACGCGATTGA
- a CDS encoding PAS domain-containing protein translates to MRMALDASWPDDRADVLRPRSFEFDIRVTDLDENGLDAQPFGIIRLDREGTILSYNLYEEKEARRKRQDVVGRNFFTEVAPCTKVKAFHGRFRDGVKRRELEATFGFVFCLRHVTRNVDVSLFYKRAESEDKDSIWVFIRG, encoded by the coding sequence ATGCGAATGGCTCTCGACGCGAGCTGGCCAGATGATCGAGCCGACGTCCTGCGACCGCGGTCGTTCGAGTTCGACATCCGGGTGACGGATCTGGACGAGAATGGCCTCGACGCGCAGCCGTTCGGCATCATTCGCCTCGACCGCGAGGGCACGATCCTCTCGTACAACCTCTACGAGGAGAAAGAAGCGCGGCGGAAGCGGCAGGATGTCGTCGGCAGGAACTTCTTCACCGAGGTCGCCCCCTGCACCAAGGTCAAAGCGTTTCACGGCCGCTTCCGCGACGGGGTGAAGCGCCGCGAACTCGAAGCCACCTTCGGCTTCGTCTTCTGCCTGCGCCACGTCACCCGCAACGTCGACGTCTCGCTCTTCTACAAGCGCGCCGAGAGCGAGGACAAAGACTCCATCTGGGTCTTCATCCGCGGCTGA
- a CDS encoding HAD family hydrolase, whose protein sequence is MDPAFAPLRGVVFDMNGTLVDDIPFHFAAWRSLASELGVLLSDEDLQSFNGLKNEDILPKLVGSDVTPERAARLIEQKEETYRRLYRPHLALMDGAREFLAALRAGSVRVAIASSAPPENRAMVIDGLQLRDDIDVVVAAEHLPGKPAPDVFLDAARQLGIAPFECLAFEDAVSGVMAAVRAGMLVGAVTTNNPAATLLAAGAAFAVHDFTCMPPEVSARLPQAPR, encoded by the coding sequence ATGGATCCAGCTTTCGCTCCTCTGCGCGGTGTGGTGTTCGACATGAACGGCACGCTGGTCGACGACATCCCATTTCATTTCGCGGCCTGGAGGTCGCTCGCGAGCGAGCTGGGCGTGCTCCTCAGCGACGAGGACCTGCAGTCGTTCAATGGGTTGAAAAACGAAGACATTCTGCCGAAGCTGGTGGGCTCGGATGTCACGCCGGAGCGAGCTGCTCGGCTCATCGAGCAGAAAGAAGAAACCTACCGCCGGCTGTACCGACCTCACCTTGCCCTGATGGACGGCGCACGGGAGTTCCTCGCGGCGTTGCGAGCGGGCTCGGTCCGTGTCGCCATCGCGAGTTCCGCGCCTCCGGAGAACCGTGCGATGGTCATCGACGGGTTGCAGCTTCGCGACGACATCGACGTCGTCGTCGCGGCGGAGCACCTGCCGGGCAAGCCGGCCCCGGACGTGTTTCTCGACGCGGCTCGTCAGCTCGGGATCGCTCCCTTCGAATGCCTGGCGTTCGAGGATGCCGTGAGTGGCGTGATGGCGGCTGTTCGAGCGGGCATGCTGGTCGGCGCGGTGACGACGAACAATCCGGCAGCGACCTTGCTGGCGGCCGGTGCGGCGTTCGCGGTCCACGACTTCACCTGCATGCCGCCCGAGGTCTCCGCCCGTCTACCGCAAGCGCCCCGTTGA
- a CDS encoding acetyl-CoA hydrolase/transferase C-terminal domain-containing protein, with protein MAPVTQTRTPETLQDVDACVDAILDRVGRDVRIALPLGLGKPVELVNALYARACRDSTLQLTLLTALTLEPPTPAQGLEAALLQPFLDRVYDGVPRLDYAAAQTEGRLPPNVRVVEFFFRPGSRLRDARAQRDYISTNYTFAARDVFDQGCNVVAQMVARRDTPDGPRYSLSCNPDLGPDLVQRLRAAEAAGERKAAVVAVVNQHLPYFGRDAEAPVDMFDLVVDHPRYTTPLFSTPKTPVALADHAIGLHATALLRDGGTLQLGIGSLGDAVVHAALLRHRHPDRYRDALAATGALTAHAPLIERIGGLGPFERGLYGATEMFVDGFVHLLDAGILTRRVYDFRALQELVDEGHCDPRALTPDLLDALLERGVSQLRAEDFAPLQFHGVFTDAIRYDAGHLVHPDGDRIPANLADPGARAAIAARCLGTTLRRGVLLHGGFFLGPRAFYEALTTMPDDARDALCMTGVDKVNQLDLDPPLYRAQRRHARFINTAMMATLSGAVVSDGLDDGRVVSGVGGQYNFVAQAHQLPTGRSILLVRATRTPKAGDPQSNLVFAYAHCTIPRHLRDLVVTEYGIADLRGRTDSEVAKALLHIADSRFQPQLLAEAQRAGKIEPDYTIPEPHRHNTPDRLARALAPHAEHLPTFPLGTDFTDQELRLTRALERVKARAESTPKWHLLPAALRLPQRDEPQLRADLERIGLLRPTTLQDRITRGLLIDALRDP; from the coding sequence ATGGCCCCCGTGACGCAGACCCGCACCCCCGAGACCCTCCAGGACGTCGACGCCTGTGTCGACGCCATCCTCGATCGCGTCGGCCGTGACGTGCGCATCGCCCTCCCCCTCGGTCTGGGCAAGCCCGTCGAGCTGGTCAACGCCCTGTACGCGCGGGCCTGCCGCGACAGCACCCTCCAGCTCACCCTCCTCACCGCCCTCACCCTGGAGCCACCGACCCCTGCCCAGGGCCTCGAAGCCGCGCTCCTCCAGCCCTTCCTCGACCGCGTCTACGACGGTGTCCCTCGCCTCGACTACGCCGCCGCCCAGACCGAAGGGCGCCTCCCCCCCAACGTCCGCGTCGTCGAATTCTTCTTCCGGCCTGGCAGCCGCCTGCGCGACGCCCGCGCCCAGCGCGACTACATCAGCACCAACTACACCTTCGCCGCGCGCGACGTCTTCGACCAGGGCTGCAACGTCGTCGCCCAGATGGTCGCGCGCCGCGACACCCCCGACGGCCCCCGCTACAGCCTGAGCTGCAACCCCGACCTCGGCCCCGACCTCGTGCAGCGCCTCCGCGCCGCCGAAGCCGCTGGCGAGCGCAAGGCCGCCGTCGTCGCCGTCGTCAACCAGCACCTCCCCTACTTCGGCCGTGACGCCGAGGCTCCCGTCGACATGTTCGACCTCGTCGTCGACCACCCCCGCTACACCACCCCCCTCTTCTCCACCCCCAAGACCCCGGTCGCCCTCGCTGACCACGCCATCGGCCTCCACGCCACCGCCCTCCTCCGCGACGGCGGCACCTTGCAGCTCGGCATCGGCAGCCTCGGCGACGCCGTCGTCCACGCCGCCCTCCTCCGCCACCGCCACCCCGATCGCTACCGCGACGCCCTCGCCGCCACCGGCGCCCTCACCGCGCACGCGCCCCTCATCGAGCGCATCGGCGGCCTCGGCCCCTTCGAGCGCGGCCTCTACGGCGCCACCGAGATGTTCGTCGACGGCTTCGTGCACCTCCTCGACGCCGGCATCCTCACCCGCCGCGTCTACGACTTCCGGGCCCTTCAAGAACTCGTCGACGAAGGCCACTGCGACCCCCGCGCCCTCACCCCCGACCTCCTCGACGCCCTCCTCGAGCGCGGCGTCTCCCAGCTCCGCGCCGAGGACTTCGCCCCCCTCCAGTTCCACGGCGTCTTCACCGACGCCATCCGCTACGACGCCGGCCACCTCGTCCACCCGGACGGCGACCGCATCCCCGCGAACCTCGCCGACCCCGGCGCCCGCGCTGCCATTGCCGCTCGCTGCCTCGGCACCACGCTACGCCGCGGCGTCCTCCTCCACGGCGGCTTCTTCCTCGGCCCCCGCGCCTTCTACGAAGCCCTCACCACCATGCCGGACGACGCACGCGACGCCCTCTGCATGACCGGCGTCGACAAGGTGAACCAGCTCGACCTCGACCCGCCCCTCTACCGCGCCCAGCGCCGCCACGCCCGCTTCATCAACACCGCGATGATGGCCACCCTCTCCGGCGCCGTCGTCTCCGATGGCCTCGACGACGGCCGCGTCGTCTCCGGCGTCGGCGGCCAGTACAACTTCGTCGCCCAGGCTCACCAGCTCCCCACCGGCCGCTCCATCCTCCTCGTCCGCGCCACCCGGACCCCCAAGGCGGGCGACCCCCAGAGCAACCTCGTCTTCGCCTACGCCCACTGCACCATCCCGCGCCACCTGCGCGACCTGGTCGTCACCGAGTACGGCATCGCCGACCTCCGCGGCCGCACCGACAGCGAGGTCGCCAAGGCCCTGCTCCACATCGCCGACAGCCGCTTCCAGCCCCAGCTCCTCGCCGAAGCCCAGCGAGCCGGCAAGATCGAGCCCGACTACACCATCCCCGAGCCCCACCGCCACAACACCCCCGACCGCCTCGCGCGCGCCCTCGCCCCGCACGCCGAGCACCTGCCCACCTTTCCCCTCGGCACCGACTTCACCGACCAGGAGCTTCGCCTCACCCGCGCCCTGGAGCGCGTGAAAGCCCGCGCCGAGAGCACCCCGAAGTGGCATCTCCTCCCCGCCGCCCTGCGCTTGCCTCAGCGCGACGAACCCCAGCTCCGCGCAGACCTCGAGCGCATCGGCCTCCTGCGCCCCACGACCCTTCAGGACCGCATCACCCGCGGCCTCTTGATCGACGCCCTCCGCGACCCCTGA
- a CDS encoding homocysteine S-methyltransferase family protein, with product MPVFAAQKMAAAQTILLDGPLGTELAVRGVPTPPPQWSGEAINTAPRVIEAIHRDYALAGATVHTAATFRTHARQAGPGWEALTARAVALTRGAIPRHHLVAGSIAPLEDCYRPDLSPLDSRPEHRAIARALARSGVDLLLCETFPHVGEALVAVEEAVATGLLVWASFTAGHRADLLTPIEVGHAARAAVARGASAVLVNCIPATRTLPYVEQLATAGVPFGAYANAGAPEEALGWDTAREPVACARAARVYAELASTWRAVGATLLGGCCGTGPAHIAALAASITPPSAPRFPSEAG from the coding sequence GTGCCTGTTTTCGCTGCGCAAAAGATGGCGGCGGCCCAGACGATTCTTCTCGATGGGCCTTTGGGGACCGAGCTGGCCGTCCGAGGTGTACCTACACCGCCTCCACAATGGAGTGGGGAAGCCATCAACACCGCGCCTCGGGTGATCGAAGCGATTCATCGGGACTACGCCCTGGCGGGGGCGACGGTGCATACCGCGGCCACGTTTCGCACCCACGCTCGGCAAGCTGGCCCTGGCTGGGAAGCGCTCACGGCACGTGCGGTGGCGCTCACACGCGGCGCGATTCCTCGCCATCACCTCGTCGCCGGAAGCATCGCGCCGCTCGAAGACTGTTATCGCCCCGACCTCAGTCCACTCGATTCGCGTCCGGAGCACCGGGCCATCGCCCGCGCGCTCGCCCGTTCCGGCGTCGATTTGCTGCTCTGCGAGACCTTCCCGCACGTCGGTGAGGCCCTCGTCGCCGTCGAGGAGGCCGTGGCCACCGGCCTTCTGGTGTGGGCTTCGTTCACGGCAGGCCATCGCGCCGACTTGCTCACCCCGATCGAGGTGGGCCACGCCGCCCGCGCGGCCGTCGCGCGCGGTGCGAGCGCTGTCCTCGTCAACTGCATCCCGGCCACCCGCACGCTCCCTTACGTGGAACAGCTCGCCACCGCGGGCGTCCCCTTCGGCGCCTACGCCAACGCGGGCGCACCCGAAGAAGCCCTCGGCTGGGACACGGCGCGTGAGCCTGTGGCCTGCGCTCGCGCCGCTCGCGTCTATGCCGAGCTGGCCAGCACCTGGCGCGCTGTCGGAGCCACGCTGCTCGGCGGCTGTTGTGGCACCGGACCTGCGCACATCGCTGCGCTCGCGGCCTCGATCACCCCGCCCTCCGCGCCTCGATTTCCCTCGGAAGCAGGCTGA
- a CDS encoding MBL fold metallo-hydrolase, translating into MRRAHSLLLSLALFGASSCSVQGILFRNFAPLFTAPRKVENKVREPFRKEVRLSVLWVGHATALVQIGDKVILTDPVFTDTVGMVSRRFVEPGLDPANLPPVDAVLISHMHFDHLSLGSLEMIEDKVRATIVPTGGLVYVPPYRFPTVEVGPWETWEHDGLRVTPTPVKHSGFRYGVDQSWMTESFTGYVVEYDGLKVYFSGDTGYDPAMFKDTGKRFPGIDLALIAIAPIAPREFMASKHVDPVEAVQIYFDLGARWMVPVHYDTFVNSLDEVGDDLRELRKVMATQKLGEEQVQIVAHGEQRVFLRR; encoded by the coding sequence ATGCGACGCGCGCACTCCCTGCTCCTTTCGCTCGCCTTGTTCGGGGCGTCGTCGTGCTCGGTCCAGGGGATCCTGTTCCGGAACTTCGCGCCGCTCTTCACCGCCCCGCGGAAGGTGGAGAACAAGGTGCGCGAGCCTTTCCGGAAAGAGGTCCGGCTGTCGGTGCTCTGGGTGGGGCACGCGACGGCGCTGGTGCAGATCGGAGACAAGGTGATCCTCACCGATCCGGTGTTCACCGACACGGTGGGGATGGTGTCGCGGCGCTTCGTGGAGCCCGGGCTGGATCCGGCGAACCTGCCGCCGGTGGACGCGGTGCTGATCTCGCACATGCACTTCGATCACCTGTCGCTCGGGTCGCTGGAGATGATCGAGGACAAGGTGCGTGCGACGATCGTGCCGACCGGAGGGCTGGTGTACGTGCCGCCTTACCGCTTCCCGACGGTGGAGGTGGGGCCGTGGGAGACGTGGGAGCACGATGGGCTGCGGGTGACGCCGACGCCGGTGAAGCACAGCGGCTTCCGGTACGGCGTCGACCAGAGCTGGATGACGGAGTCGTTCACGGGGTACGTGGTCGAGTACGATGGGCTCAAGGTCTACTTCAGCGGGGATACGGGCTACGACCCGGCGATGTTCAAGGACACCGGGAAACGGTTCCCGGGGATCGATCTGGCGCTGATCGCGATCGCGCCGATTGCGCCGCGCGAGTTCATGGCGTCCAAGCACGTCGATCCGGTGGAAGCGGTGCAGATCTACTTCGATCTGGGGGCACGGTGGATGGTGCCGGTCCATTACGACACGTTCGTGAATTCGCTCGACGAAGTCGGCGATGATCTGCGCGAGCTGCGGAAGGTGATGGCGACGCAGAAGCTCGGCGAGGAGCAGGTGCAGATCGTGGCGCACGGGGAGCAGCGGGTGTTCCTCCGACGCTGA
- a CDS encoding glutamate--tRNA ligase family protein, giving the protein MGTSLQHHGAETSPPPVCRFAPSTTGPAHLGTLAAALLCWLDARSRGARLLLRLEDLDPDRCRPEHARSLLDDFTWLGLDWDEILAQRTLAAQHEAALDHLEARGALYPCDATREALRAIGRRAPDGGFAYDNRSRERPLPPGGWRACHEPIRVALPAGTFRPFDEGGLDLAQEPALAFGDPVVRRRDGAIAYQLAVVVDDAASGVTRIVRGRDIAPSTATQAALQTLLGLPAPVYRHHLLLLEARGGKLAKTHLAPRGAALGLSAPRLCGQLAACVGLLPAPEDCTPTDLLRTFDWQRVTTIDRVVRWQDGQLDATPADP; this is encoded by the coding sequence GTGGGCACATCCCTCCAGCACCACGGGGCCGAGACGAGCCCCCCACCCGTCTGCCGCTTCGCCCCTTCCACCACGGGCCCCGCGCACCTCGGCACCCTCGCCGCCGCCTTGCTCTGCTGGCTCGACGCGCGCAGCCGCGGCGCCCGCCTCCTCCTGCGCCTCGAAGACCTCGACCCTGACCGCTGCCGCCCCGAGCACGCCCGGAGCCTCCTCGACGACTTCACCTGGCTCGGCCTCGACTGGGACGAGATCCTCGCCCAGCGCACCCTCGCCGCGCAGCACGAGGCCGCCCTCGACCACCTCGAAGCCCGAGGTGCCCTCTACCCCTGCGACGCCACCCGCGAGGCCCTCCGCGCCATCGGCCGCCGCGCCCCCGACGGCGGCTTCGCCTACGACAACCGCAGCCGCGAAAGACCCCTTCCCCCGGGCGGCTGGCGCGCCTGCCACGAGCCCATCCGCGTCGCCCTCCCTGCCGGCACCTTCCGTCCCTTCGACGAAGGCGGCCTCGACCTCGCCCAGGAACCCGCCCTCGCCTTCGGTGATCCCGTCGTCCGCCGCCGCGACGGCGCCATCGCCTACCAGCTCGCCGTCGTCGTCGACGACGCCGCCTCCGGTGTCACCCGCATCGTCCGCGGCCGCGACATCGCCCCGAGCACCGCCACCCAGGCCGCCCTCCAGACCCTCCTCGGCCTCCCCGCGCCCGTCTACCGCCACCACCTGCTCCTCCTCGAAGCCCGCGGCGGCAAGCTCGCCAAGACCCACCTCGCCCCGCGTGGCGCGGCCCTCGGCCTCTCTGCCCCGCGCCTGTGCGGCCAGCTCGCCGCCTGCGTCGGCCTCTTGCCAGCGCCCGAGGACTGCACGCCCACCGATCTCCTGCGCACCTTCGACTGGCAGCGCGTCACGACGATCGATCGGGTGGTGCGCTGGCAAGACGGCCAGCTCGACGCCACGCCTGCCGATCCCTGA